The Geoglobus acetivorans genome window below encodes:
- a CDS encoding bifunctional DNA primase/polymerase, with protein sequence MSTLLEHAKQYLQEGFSIIPVALIKLPDGKSRKPALVDWKKYQLSPPTLEEVKSWFSNPEQFQAIRNGNKIGIAIVTGKVSGNLAVIDFDSKEVAGEFLGELYEANPELYEKFISTWVVETGKGYHYYFRVRDPDPKFFNNRIGIRPGIDIRAEGGFVVCPPSPHPSGKFYRFVNKPERIAELSWEEYLSLLRILEKNEGLESRFERTFEQDPAPRKSKESSTSKDGEKLSESKILEIVNLIRPIYRQGYRNYIIMFLSGWLRKAGVDYSSARRIVEILAEGDEEKDLRLYVLDRTYGLKGNPPSEEELKGKSGLQEIAEKLLGEFQSLELIRRLEEKLGRSSPFRDSIFSLIDFSRKLYYVANPRKGIIARAYEDQKNGGIVYKELIAETCPVRVVVFEDPLGGVRKFEIEFDGLLKKTIGPAELEVIVQRLKAEGIVKHKRLIEDALSSLVIAFIRNGKAEIRRELEKPGFYFFEGEIRAVKWEAEEFTKEDLERSLLLLRELREEWYNHLADRFTTIIKWGILAPFSYAIKQIRGTYGIHFPWLLLHGSASTGKSTLGKIIRAIWNLPPEEKGGSHIDTVPRFGKVVSETTFPILINEVADVLSKDSLREILKSSIESPFARGRYVQGVYVEEPALSPMIFTTNKTYPSDDALLRRFIGILFSLSDRVSGERVREFENKVLPRIHDLRFLGYFVFQRIAENPELLKKDWLETSTLLLREAYEFAGLEVPSWIDEAHEGESLEDITELVNEEIRARLLEDINQRYSRHISKVEVTVENGTFYAPDLDYRLKALIRENFLPWAYLKGEDVVITNSVLKVLDGLAVDSLKSLAERFGWKYGKMRVGNKTPWAIRVSLSEFVNFLKGLEEQEETGREDYSGDFEHYEEVMGL encoded by the coding sequence ATGTCCACCTTATTAGAGCATGCTAAACAGTACCTCCAGGAAGGTTTCAGCATAATTCCGGTTGCTCTGATAAAGTTACCTGATGGCAAATCCAGAAAACCGGCTCTGGTGGACTGGAAGAAATACCAGCTCTCACCACCCACCTTAGAGGAGGTTAAAAGCTGGTTCTCAAATCCAGAACAGTTTCAGGCCATCAGGAATGGAAACAAAATCGGAATAGCAATCGTAACCGGTAAGGTTTCAGGAAATCTGGCAGTTATAGATTTCGATTCTAAGGAAGTGGCTGGAGAATTCCTGGGAGAGCTGTATGAAGCAAATCCTGAGCTTTATGAGAAGTTCATCAGTACCTGGGTGGTTGAAACAGGGAAGGGTTACCACTACTATTTCAGAGTCAGAGATCCGGATCCAAAGTTCTTCAACAACAGAATAGGCATAAGGCCAGGAATTGACATCAGGGCTGAGGGTGGTTTTGTCGTCTGTCCTCCCTCCCCTCACCCTTCAGGAAAGTTTTACAGGTTTGTCAATAAGCCTGAAAGAATTGCAGAGCTGAGCTGGGAGGAATATCTCTCCCTCCTTAGAATTCTGGAAAAGAATGAAGGACTTGAAAGCAGGTTCGAAAGAACCTTCGAGCAGGATCCCGCTCCCAGGAAGTCTAAGGAATCTTCGACATCCAAGGATGGTGAGAAACTCTCAGAGAGCAAAATCCTTGAGATCGTCAATCTGATAAGGCCGATCTACAGGCAGGGCTACAGGAATTACATAATCATGTTTCTAAGTGGATGGCTGAGGAAAGCGGGAGTTGATTACAGCTCTGCCAGAAGAATTGTCGAGATTCTGGCTGAGGGAGATGAGGAGAAGGATCTCAGGCTTTATGTTCTTGACCGGACCTACGGACTTAAGGGCAATCCTCCATCAGAAGAGGAGCTTAAAGGAAAGTCAGGTCTCCAGGAAATAGCTGAGAAATTGCTGGGTGAGTTCCAGTCCTTAGAGCTGATAAGAAGGCTGGAGGAAAAACTGGGAAGATCCTCCCCCTTCAGAGATTCGATATTCAGTCTGATTGATTTCTCCAGAAAGCTGTATTATGTTGCCAATCCCAGGAAGGGGATAATTGCCAGGGCCTATGAAGATCAGAAGAATGGAGGAATTGTTTATAAGGAGCTGATAGCTGAAACATGCCCTGTCAGGGTTGTTGTTTTTGAGGATCCCCTTGGCGGTGTGAGAAAGTTTGAGATTGAGTTTGATGGACTGTTAAAGAAAACGATAGGCCCGGCAGAGCTGGAGGTTATTGTCCAGAGGCTGAAGGCTGAGGGAATTGTCAAGCACAAAAGACTGATTGAGGATGCCCTCTCCTCCTTAGTTATTGCATTCATCAGGAACGGAAAGGCTGAGATCAGGAGAGAGCTGGAAAAGCCTGGCTTTTACTTCTTTGAGGGAGAGATCAGGGCGGTTAAGTGGGAAGCTGAGGAGTTCACCAAGGAGGACCTGGAGAGATCTCTCCTCCTTCTCAGGGAGCTGAGGGAGGAGTGGTATAACCATCTGGCAGACAGGTTCACCACAATAATCAAGTGGGGAATTCTGGCACCGTTCAGCTATGCGATAAAGCAGATCAGGGGGACTTATGGGATCCACTTTCCCTGGCTTTTACTCCATGGTTCAGCCTCCACCGGCAAATCCACCTTAGGGAAGATAATAAGAGCGATCTGGAATTTACCCCCAGAGGAGAAGGGTGGATCCCACATTGACACCGTTCCGAGGTTCGGGAAGGTTGTTTCAGAGACAACATTCCCCATCCTGATCAATGAGGTTGCTGACGTTCTTTCCAAGGACTCTCTGAGGGAGATCCTGAAGTCCAGCATAGAATCACCATTTGCCAGAGGGAGATACGTTCAGGGCGTTTATGTGGAGGAGCCGGCTTTAAGCCCGATGATTTTCACCACAAACAAAACCTATCCCTCAGATGATGCCCTCCTGAGAAGGTTTATCGGGATTCTCTTCAGCCTCTCTGACAGGGTTTCAGGTGAGAGGGTCAGGGAGTTTGAGAATAAGGTATTGCCCAGGATTCACGATCTCAGGTTCCTGGGTTATTTTGTCTTCCAGAGAATAGCTGAAAACCCTGAGTTGCTGAAAAAGGACTGGCTGGAAACTTCAACCCTCCTCCTTAGGGAAGCTTATGAATTTGCCGGCCTTGAGGTTCCTTCCTGGATTGATGAAGCACATGAAGGAGAGTCCCTGGAGGACATAACAGAGCTGGTAAATGAGGAGATCAGGGCCAGACTGCTGGAGGACATCAACCAGAGGTATTCCAGACACATTTCTAAGGTGGAGGTTACTGTTGAGAACGGGACATTTTACGCTCCAGACCTGGATTATAGACTGAAGGCCCTGATAAGGGAGAATTTCCTCCCGTGGGCTTATCTGAAGGGAGAAGATGTGGTTATCACAAATTCGGTTCTGAAGGTTCTGGACGGTCTGGCTGTGGACTCCCTCAAATCCTTGGCTGAGAGGTTTGGATGGAAATATGGTAAGATGAGAGTTGGAAATAAAACTCCATGGGCTATCAGAGTTTCTCTTTCTGAATTCGTTAATTTCCTCAAGGGTTTAGAAGAGCAGGAAGAGACAGGCAGAGAGGATTATTCTGGGGATTTTGAGCATTATGAGGAGGTTATGGGCTTATGA
- a CDS encoding MarR family transcriptional regulator, whose protein sequence is MSERKHPKKMERRINRTKIYSLIAEGPKTWKELIEGTGLSKSVLASHLQELEDDGLIISEIDPKDRRVKIYKINPEAMEVSEKLMSVLLSYFIGKNFKDVKELRESIGEVSLICMAGGDEGLRVLNMVLKNLAEILQELNPKVGEEYRKKFEELKKPVQNYAKKVIYRKKGDITDKELTGELLADLAVIGALSLLKSRQSDI, encoded by the coding sequence ATGTCTGAAAGAAAACATCCCAAGAAAATGGAGAGAAGAATCAATCGAACGAAAATATATTCTCTCATAGCTGAAGGACCAAAGACTTGGAAAGAACTCATTGAAGGAACAGGTTTATCAAAAAGTGTCCTCGCAAGTCATCTTCAGGAATTGGAAGATGATGGGTTAATAATTTCTGAAATTGATCCGAAAGATAGAAGAGTAAAAATTTACAAAATCAATCCTGAGGCTATGGAAGTTTCTGAGAAACTTATGAGTGTATTGTTGTCTTATTTTATAGGTAAGAACTTTAAAGATGTTAAAGAATTGAGAGAAAGCATTGGTGAAGTTTCTCTAATCTGTATGGCTGGAGGGGACGAGGGTTTAAGAGTCTTAAATATGGTCTTGAAAAATTTGGCCGAAATTCTGCAAGAACTCAATCCTAAGGTGGGGGAGGAGTATAGAAAGAAATTTGAGGAACTTAAGAAACCAGTCCAAAATTATGCAAAGAAAGTTATTTATCGAAAGAAAGGGGATATAACAGACAAAGAGCTAACTGGAGAACTTTTGGCTGATTTGGCAGTTATTGGAGCATTAAGTTTATTGAAATCAAGACAATCAGATATTTAA
- a CDS encoding formylmethanofuran dehydrogenase subunit C, translating into MLILKPKFEFDVSVEAELTPELAEKSLEEIKNFKVWYGNAEKTLGELFDVEKEGDGKKLLLDGDFSKVKWVGTGMDDGEIVIKGNIGANCGAYMKGGRITIEGSADDWLGAEMKDGEIIVKGNAKNLIGCAYYGNPSGMQGGKILIEGNAGNYIGEKMTGGTIEIKGNAGDFIGTEMKGGEIIIHGNCGYAGGDMKAGTIKIGGEFDLLPTFRKSENGWTGDVLVGGEGRILKI; encoded by the coding sequence ATGCTCATCCTTAAGCCAAAGTTCGAATTCGACGTCAGCGTTGAGGCCGAACTCACTCCCGAACTTGCAGAGAAGAGTCTTGAGGAAATAAAGAACTTCAAAGTCTGGTACGGAAATGCTGAGAAAACTCTTGGAGAGCTGTTTGATGTTGAGAAGGAAGGAGACGGTAAGAAGCTCCTACTTGATGGAGACTTTTCAAAGGTCAAATGGGTTGGAACAGGAATGGATGACGGAGAAATAGTCATAAAAGGAAATATTGGGGCAAACTGTGGCGCATACATGAAGGGCGGCAGGATAACGATTGAAGGGAGTGCTGACGACTGGCTTGGAGCAGAGATGAAGGATGGTGAGATAATCGTCAAGGGCAACGCAAAGAACCTCATCGGGTGTGCTTACTACGGTAACCCAAGCGGCATGCAGGGAGGAAAGATTCTGATAGAGGGCAATGCAGGGAACTATATCGGAGAGAAGATGACGGGAGGAACAATAGAGATCAAAGGTAACGCTGGAGACTTCATCGGAACAGAGATGAAAGGTGGGGAAATAATCATCCATGGAAACTGCGGCTATGCAGGAGGAGACATGAAAGCGGGAACCATAAAGATTGGAGGAGAATTTGATCTGCTTCCAACCTTCAGAAAAAGTGAAAACGGCTGGACAGGAGACGTCCTCGTCGGTGGAGAGGGTAGAATACTGAAAATCTGA
- a CDS encoding formylmethanofuran dehydrogenase subunit A has translation MLWIKNGIVIDPKNKIDGEKMDIFIKDGKIVDESEVNKDECRVIDANNKLVVAGGVEMHAHIAGSKINVGRTMRPEEMRIVRHTANKLRASIGRVLLTSPAIGYEYAKIGYTTAVEAASPPIGSPHTHEELDAIPIVDKAMLPVFGNWHFVFKYVAEKDREKLKAFIAWAIERTKGYGVKVVNPGGVEAWMYGGNVKNLEDEVPNWGVTPKEIITELVKSNEELDLPHSVHLHCNNLGNPGNYQTTIETMKLVSGLANEKRQTLHVTHVQFNAYAGSSWRDVASGAEEIAKVVNSMDNITIDMGQAIFGHATAMTGDAPFQFTLHKLTGSRWVNKDSEIEGGAGIVPIAYLPKNPVHALQWAIGLELGLLVDSDKVVLTTDYPNGGPFTEYPYVMAMLMSRKMREKELERVSPYVQKATSLPAIEVEKTLYDVIQMTRSLPARVMGMENKGHLGIGADADVAIYSINPDDVDPAAQYELINSEFRKPVYTIKGGEIVVKDGAVVAESWGRTFWVDARKKVSLDSIDEDLNSFFNSYYTIQRKNYGIQEEWLRNPVRVEVN, from the coding sequence ATGCTCTGGATTAAAAACGGTATTGTTATTGATCCGAAAAATAAAATAGATGGAGAAAAAATGGACATTTTCATAAAAGACGGTAAAATCGTCGATGAAAGTGAGGTTAATAAGGACGAATGCAGAGTAATTGATGCAAACAACAAGCTTGTTGTTGCAGGCGGAGTTGAGATGCACGCACACATCGCAGGAAGCAAGATCAATGTCGGCAGAACGATGAGACCTGAAGAGATGAGAATCGTAAGGCACACGGCAAACAAATTAAGGGCATCCATTGGGAGAGTGCTGCTAACATCCCCTGCCATTGGTTATGAGTATGCCAAGATAGGCTATACAACCGCAGTTGAGGCAGCATCACCCCCGATAGGCTCACCCCACACACATGAAGAGCTGGACGCCATCCCCATAGTGGATAAGGCAATGCTCCCTGTTTTCGGAAACTGGCACTTTGTTTTCAAATACGTTGCCGAAAAAGATAGAGAGAAGCTGAAAGCGTTCATTGCATGGGCAATTGAGAGAACAAAGGGCTATGGTGTGAAGGTCGTCAATCCGGGTGGCGTTGAGGCCTGGATGTATGGAGGAAATGTGAAGAATCTAGAGGATGAGGTACCAAACTGGGGAGTTACACCCAAGGAGATTATCACCGAGCTCGTAAAATCCAACGAAGAGCTTGACCTCCCCCATTCCGTGCATCTCCACTGCAACAATCTCGGAAACCCAGGAAACTACCAGACCACGATCGAAACCATGAAACTCGTATCAGGTCTGGCCAACGAGAAAAGACAGACCCTCCACGTAACCCACGTTCAGTTTAACGCATACGCGGGAAGCTCATGGAGAGACGTTGCAAGCGGTGCTGAGGAGATCGCCAAGGTTGTGAACTCGATGGATAACATTACCATTGACATGGGACAGGCAATTTTCGGACATGCTACCGCAATGACCGGTGATGCCCCATTCCAGTTCACCCTGCACAAGCTCACAGGATCAAGATGGGTCAACAAGGACAGCGAAATCGAAGGAGGAGCAGGAATAGTGCCAATAGCTTATCTCCCTAAGAATCCCGTTCACGCCCTGCAGTGGGCAATCGGGCTTGAGCTTGGACTGCTCGTTGACAGTGATAAAGTCGTTCTCACAACAGACTACCCCAACGGTGGACCATTCACAGAATATCCATACGTAATGGCCATGCTGATGAGCAGAAAGATGAGGGAAAAAGAGCTTGAGAGAGTTAGTCCCTACGTTCAGAAGGCAACATCCCTGCCAGCAATAGAGGTCGAAAAAACCCTATACGATGTCATCCAGATGACGAGAAGTCTGCCTGCAAGAGTCATGGGAATGGAAAACAAGGGACATCTTGGCATTGGGGCCGATGCCGATGTTGCGATCTACAGCATTAACCCGGACGATGTTGATCCTGCAGCCCAGTACGAGCTGATAAACTCAGAGTTCAGAAAACCTGTTTACACAATAAAGGGTGGCGAAATAGTCGTGAAGGATGGTGCCGTTGTTGCCGAAAGCTGGGGAAGGACATTCTGGGTCGATGCAAGAAAGAAGGTCAGCCTTGACTCCATAGATGAGGACCTGAACTCCTTCTTCAACAGCTACTACACAATCCAGAGAAAGAATTACGGAATCCAGGAAGAATGGTTGAGAAACCCGGTTAGAGTGGAGGTGAACTGA
- a CDS encoding formylmethanofuran dehydrogenase subunit B has translation MDAVCTFCGNVCDDVEFDVNTQKGKRFCALGLAKFREKERIKSPMVDGKEVSYEEAIEKAAEILVSSKKPLLYGWASTVNEAIRYGVILTEKVRGVYDQCASVCHAPGTLAVIEEGIPGGSLGAIKNRADVVIFWGSNPLEAHPRHPTRYSVMAKGFLIKDRKDRKVIVVDVRKTKSAKMADKFVQIKPGYDYAIISALRALVKGEDIEANEVGGVPKEELAELADIMKNAKYGVILYGLGVTQSRGRDRNIENAVKLIQLLNRYARWIIWPMRGHYNVVGAGEVPAWEVGYQYAIDFSRGYPRFSPAEFSAVEMLLRKDCDAMLVVSSDPAAHFPRRAVEHMKNIPVIQIDPFPNMTTLLSNVIIPSAVAGIEAEGWAYRMDGIPVRVKKLVDSPYWSDEKILKEMLRIVEEKLEG, from the coding sequence ATGGATGCAGTATGCACATTCTGTGGTAACGTATGCGATGATGTAGAATTTGACGTAAATACCCAGAAAGGAAAGAGATTCTGCGCTCTTGGTCTTGCGAAGTTCAGAGAGAAGGAGAGAATCAAGAGCCCGATGGTTGATGGAAAGGAAGTGAGCTATGAAGAGGCAATTGAAAAAGCGGCAGAAATACTTGTTTCTTCAAAAAAGCCCCTGCTCTACGGATGGGCGTCAACTGTCAATGAGGCGATAAGGTATGGAGTCATTCTGACCGAGAAAGTCAGAGGTGTTTACGACCAGTGCGCAAGTGTATGCCACGCTCCCGGGACACTCGCAGTTATCGAGGAGGGTATCCCAGGAGGGAGTCTCGGGGCAATCAAGAACAGGGCAGATGTCGTCATCTTCTGGGGGAGCAATCCCCTTGAAGCTCATCCGAGACACCCGACAAGATACAGCGTCATGGCGAAGGGTTTCCTGATAAAGGACAGAAAAGACAGGAAGGTAATCGTTGTTGACGTTAGAAAAACAAAATCTGCCAAAATGGCAGACAAATTCGTCCAGATAAAACCGGGGTACGACTATGCAATAATCTCAGCACTGAGAGCGCTCGTGAAGGGCGAGGATATTGAGGCAAATGAGGTCGGAGGGGTGCCAAAAGAGGAGCTTGCGGAGCTTGCAGATATAATGAAAAACGCAAAATACGGAGTTATTCTCTACGGCCTGGGAGTAACACAATCCAGAGGAAGGGACAGAAACATTGAAAACGCTGTAAAGCTAATTCAGCTTCTCAACAGATATGCAAGATGGATTATATGGCCAATGAGAGGCCACTACAATGTCGTAGGTGCCGGAGAGGTACCGGCCTGGGAGGTGGGATACCAGTATGCAATAGATTTCAGCAGAGGATATCCCAGATTCTCACCTGCCGAGTTTTCTGCTGTGGAAATGCTTCTCAGAAAAGATTGTGATGCCATGCTCGTGGTATCCAGTGATCCCGCAGCACACTTCCCGAGGAGAGCCGTTGAACACATGAAAAACATACCCGTGATCCAGATTGATCCGTTCCCCAACATGACTACCCTCCTGTCAAATGTCATAATACCCTCTGCAGTTGCAGGAATAGAGGCTGAGGGATGGGCATACAGAATGGACGGGATACCAGTGAGGGTGAAGAAGCTCGTTGACTCACCATACTGGAGTGATGAAAAGATTCTGAAAGAGATGCTGAGAATTGTGGAGGAGAAGCTTGAAGGGTGA
- a CDS encoding molybdopterin dinucleotide binding domain-containing protein, with translation MIEVEIISGRTIDQGKTVEEKLSEEYFKAVSYCEMNEMDFKKLGLKEGDRVKVKTEFGEVVVFAKIGELPRGVIFIPMGPYANQVISDDTDGTGMPRFKGVRGIVEKTEENVKSVRELLGVE, from the coding sequence ATGATTGAGGTTGAAATCATTTCTGGCAGAACAATAGACCAGGGAAAGACCGTAGAAGAGAAACTTTCTGAGGAATACTTCAAAGCTGTCAGCTACTGTGAGATGAACGAGATGGACTTTAAAAAACTCGGCCTGAAAGAGGGGGACAGAGTTAAAGTAAAAACGGAATTTGGAGAAGTTGTTGTTTTTGCAAAAATTGGGGAGCTGCCCAGAGGAGTTATCTTCATTCCAATGGGCCCGTATGCAAATCAGGTAATTTCTGACGACACCGACGGCACTGGAATGCCAAGATTCAAGGGAGTAAGAGGGATAGTGGAGAAGACGGAGGAGAATGTTAAGTCTGTTAGAGAGCTTTTAGGGGTGGAATGA
- a CDS encoding magnesium transporter — protein MDYRGFQELYSARIRQLMAGTLPALLFCIFIEFIAGGILGAYFEKLMESYRIVLVIIPGLMGLRGNIFGSMASRLTTMLHIGIMEPRISDKEVQKNILLSLWLSLIPVFILWAVGVLKVGDVWSGMYILFIIVVSTIFSTLIMGYSTAISTVIPYLRGLDPDRVAAPIITSVGDLITLPFLILFILIFEHYFSVFVLLSVVSVVVFAVLAFKIKLGSDDIRTFKEVLAILGITSLIASVSGGFFEHYSDLIHASVLFSILYPAIAGTTGNFGAIVGAATSTRIHVGDIEGIVDRETLADIVIYLFTGFLISLVMNFAGIIIAKYFLGKNAGIVPEFIIFYPLLLLTAMIVAYYIARFFGKLGFDPDNATVPMITTISDLMSVIFVIFVSGVIVGSF, from the coding sequence ATGGATTACAGAGGCTTCCAGGAGCTGTATTCTGCCAGGATAAGACAGCTTATGGCAGGAACACTTCCCGCTTTGCTCTTCTGCATCTTTATCGAGTTCATTGCAGGAGGTATTCTCGGCGCTTATTTTGAGAAGCTCATGGAGTCTTACAGGATAGTCCTTGTGATCATACCCGGGCTGATGGGATTGAGGGGAAACATCTTCGGCTCTATGGCTTCCCGGCTGACCACAATGCTCCACATCGGTATTATGGAGCCAAGAATATCCGATAAAGAGGTTCAGAAAAACATTCTCCTGAGTTTATGGCTGTCCCTGATACCGGTATTCATTCTCTGGGCGGTTGGTGTGCTGAAAGTCGGTGATGTATGGTCCGGAATGTATATTCTTTTCATAATCGTTGTCTCAACGATTTTTTCCACCCTGATCATGGGGTATTCTACAGCCATATCAACGGTGATTCCCTATTTGAGGGGCTTGGACCCGGACAGAGTCGCAGCACCTATAATCACGTCCGTTGGCGATCTCATAACTCTCCCTTTTCTGATTCTGTTCATCTTAATCTTTGAGCATTATTTTTCTGTTTTCGTTCTTCTCAGCGTTGTCAGTGTGGTGGTTTTTGCAGTTCTGGCATTTAAAATCAAACTTGGCAGCGATGACATCAGAACTTTCAAGGAAGTTCTTGCAATACTCGGGATAACTTCACTCATAGCCAGTGTTTCGGGAGGATTCTTTGAACATTACAGTGATCTGATTCATGCATCAGTGCTGTTCAGCATACTCTATCCTGCCATAGCTGGCACCACAGGTAATTTTGGTGCAATTGTGGGGGCGGCAACCTCTACAAGAATTCACGTTGGAGACATCGAAGGTATTGTTGATCGTGAAACCCTCGCAGACATAGTCATTTATCTGTTTACCGGATTCCTGATCAGCCTTGTCATGAACTTTGCCGGCATAATCATTGCGAAATACTTTCTCGGTAAAAACGCTGGAATCGTCCCCGAGTTCATAATCTTTTATCCGCTGCTCCTTCTCACCGCCATGATTGTTGCTTATTATATTGCCAGATTTTTCGGCAAACTCGGCTTTGACCCTGACAATGCAACGGTTCCGATGATAACGACGATCTCTGATCTCATGTCTGTCATCTTTGTCATCTTCGTATCCGGTGTGATTGTTGGAAGTTTCTGA
- a CDS encoding NUDIX domain-containing protein — protein sequence MVTFEKEKIRFNYRVVGIVFNRDYVLLHRAEEDDFWALPGGRVELLEPSKNALKREMREELGVEARVDRLIWVAETFFRDGGTLLHELGLYYLVELPEDCSLYRKRRFWGKEHVEGEKEIRLIFEWFSLDELENLPLYPGFLRKALKDLPQTTQHIEVWEI from the coding sequence ATGGTAACGTTTGAAAAAGAAAAAATACGGTTTAATTATCGGGTGGTTGGGATTGTATTCAACAGGGATTATGTTCTCCTCCACAGAGCAGAGGAGGATGATTTCTGGGCTCTGCCGGGAGGAAGGGTTGAGCTGCTGGAGCCTTCAAAAAATGCGTTAAAGAGAGAAATGCGCGAAGAGCTTGGTGTTGAGGCTCGTGTGGACAGGCTGATCTGGGTCGCTGAGACGTTCTTTAGGGATGGCGGAACGCTCCTCCATGAGCTGGGTCTTTACTATCTGGTGGAGCTCCCCGAAGATTGCTCTCTCTACAGGAAAAGACGGTTTTGGGGGAAGGAACATGTAGAGGGAGAAAAAGAAATCAGGCTGATTTTTGAGTGGTTCTCTCTTGATGAGCTGGAAAATCTTCCGTTATATCCGGGGTTCTTGAGGAAAGCATTAAAAGATCTCCCTCAGACCACGCAGCATATAGAGGTGTGGGAAATTTGA
- a CDS encoding aldo/keto reductase, protein MKISEIGIGTYALSGVYGAKDLEEFKRTIYRAHELGVNFFDTAEAYGNAEQILGEILKPFREEVYIATKVGVRGNIKPDLSRDYIRKACEESHRRLQTDYIDLYQVHFHDPATPIEETVEALEELVEEGKIRYYGVGHLPIDVTEEYCRLGKPFSVLAEFSAAARESYEKLLPLYKKYNLGIIAFSTTGRGLLTGKFKENQKFEPGDIRYLDPLFQRERFQHGLRIARKFAELGEKYGKTPVQVAIAWVLAHEGVICALTGPSTVEHLEENVEASEWEIPKEDLRELEEFFKREDEWLRQKQKESIKQILIRPLPEPQKAFVDLIYVIETALSLGIIAEKEILPVFYELYGLRKELDKEGVGEKLKDIQARLRRVISLDAL, encoded by the coding sequence TTGAAAATTTCCGAAATTGGTATTGGGACCTATGCTCTGAGCGGGGTTTATGGAGCAAAAGATCTTGAAGAGTTTAAGAGGACGATCTACCGTGCCCATGAACTTGGAGTTAACTTCTTTGACACTGCAGAGGCTTACGGAAACGCTGAACAGATTTTGGGGGAGATATTAAAGCCATTCCGTGAAGAGGTTTATATAGCCACGAAAGTCGGGGTTAGGGGGAACATAAAGCCAGACCTCTCCAGAGATTACATCAGAAAAGCCTGTGAAGAGAGCCACAGGAGACTGCAAACCGATTACATCGACCTCTACCAGGTTCACTTCCATGATCCAGCCACGCCAATTGAAGAAACGGTTGAAGCGCTGGAGGAGCTCGTTGAAGAGGGGAAGATTCGATACTACGGCGTTGGGCACTTGCCCATAGATGTCACGGAGGAATACTGCAGGCTTGGAAAGCCTTTCTCAGTTCTCGCCGAGTTCAGTGCAGCTGCGAGGGAATCCTACGAAAAGCTTTTGCCCCTTTATAAGAAATACAATTTGGGAATCATTGCTTTCAGCACAACGGGGAGAGGCCTGCTCACAGGAAAGTTTAAAGAAAACCAAAAGTTTGAACCCGGAGATATACGCTATTTAGACCCGCTTTTCCAGAGGGAGCGTTTTCAACACGGCCTGAGAATTGCCAGAAAGTTTGCCGAGCTGGGGGAAAAATACGGTAAAACTCCAGTGCAGGTTGCCATCGCCTGGGTCCTTGCCCATGAAGGAGTGATATGTGCTCTAACCGGCCCTTCAACGGTAGAGCATCTGGAGGAGAACGTTGAGGCGAGCGAGTGGGAAATCCCCAAAGAGGACTTGAGAGAGCTGGAGGAGTTCTTTAAGAGAGAAGATGAGTGGCTGAGGCAGAAGCAGAAAGAATCCATAAAACAAATTCTCATTAGGCCTCTCCCGGAACCCCAAAAGGCCTTCGTTGATTTAATATATGTTATTGAAACCGCACTTTCCCTTGGCATTATTGCGGAAAAGGAGATACTGCCGGTTTTCTATGAGCTCTACGGCTTGAGGAAGGAGCTGGATAAAGAGGGAGTTGGTGAAAAACTGAAGGACATCCAGGCCCGGCTGCGAAGAGTAATCTCTCTGGATGCTCTTTGA